In Chanodichthys erythropterus isolate Z2021 chromosome 7, ASM2448905v1, whole genome shotgun sequence, a genomic segment contains:
- the phaf1 gene encoding UPF0183 protein C16orf70 homolog isoform X1: MLDLEVVPERSLGNEQWEFALGMPLAQAISILQKHCRIIKNVQVLYSEQMPLSHDLILNLTQDGIKLLFDACNQRLKVIEVYDLSKVKLKYCGVHFNSQAIAPTIEQIDQSFGATHPGVYNAAEQLFHLNFRGLSFSFQLDSWSEAPKYEPNFAHGLASLQIPHGATVKRMYIYSGNNLQETKAPVMPLACFLGNVYAESVEVLRDGAGPTGLKLRLLTAGCGPGVLADTKVRAVERNIYFGDSCQDVLSALGSPHKVFYKSEDKMKIHSPSPHKQVPSKCNDYFFNYYILGVDILFDSSTHLVKKFVLHTNYPGHYNFNIYHRCDFKIPLIIKKDGTDTQSEDCILSTYSKWDQIQELLGHPMEKPVVLHRSSSANNTNPFGSTFCFGLQRMIFEVMQNNHIASVTLYGAPRPSSLARAEPSAH, translated from the exons ATGCTGGATCTGGAGGTCGTTCCTGAGCGATCTTTGGGAAATGAACAATGGGAATTCGCATTAG GGATGCCATTGGCCCAGGCCATTTCCATATTACAGAAACACTGCAGAATCATCAAAAATGTCCAGGTGCTCTACAGCGAACAA ATGCCACTCAGCCACGACCTCATTCTCAACTTGACTCAGGATGGAATTAAACTGCTGTTTGACGCCTGCAATCAGAGATTGAAA GTAATTGAAGTGTACGATTTGAGCAAAGTGAAACTGAAATACTG TGGAGTACATTTTAACTCTCAGGCAATAGCACCTACTATTGAGCAGATTGATCAGTCCTTTGGCGCTACTCATCCAGGAG TCTACAATGCTGCCGAGCAACTCTTCCACCTGAACTTCCGAGGGCTTTCCTTCTCCTTTCAGCTGGACTCCTGGAGTGAAGCTCCTAAATATGAG CCTAACTTTGCCCATGGCTTGGCCTCCCTGCAGATTCCCCATGGGGCCACTGTCAAACGGATGTACATTTACTCTGGAAACAACCTTCAAGAAACCAA GGCTCCGGTGATGCCTCTAGCCTGTTTCCTTGGTAATGTGTATGCAGAAAGTGTGGAGGTGCTGAGGGATGGGGCGGGACCGACGGGTCTCAAACTTCGTCTCCTCACCGCAG GATGTGGCCCGGGAGTGTTGGCTGATACGAAAGTGCGGGCTGTTGAGAGAAACATCTACTTTGGAGATTCTTGTCAGGATGTTTTGAGTGCTCTTGGCTCCCCGCATAAGGTCTTCTACAAGTCAGAGGACAAG ATGAAGATCCATTCACCCTCCCCTCACAAGCAAGTCCCGTCCAAATGCAATGACTACttctttaattattatattctgGGAGTG GATATACTGTTTGACTCTTCAACCCACCTGGTCAAAAAATTTGTCCTTCACACCAACTACCCTGGTCATTACAATTTCAACAT ATATCATCGGTGTGATTTCAAGATTCCTCTTATCATTAAAAAAG ATGGGACAGACACTCAGAGTGAGGACTGCATTCTGAGCACTTACAGCAAA TGGGATCAGATTCAGGAGCTGTTAGGACACCCCATGGAAAAACCAGTTGTACTACACAG GTCATCTTCTGCAAACAACACCAACCCTTTTGGTTCCACATTTTGTTTTGGACTGCAGAGAATGATATTTGAG gtcatgcagaataaccACATAGCTTCTGTGACTCTCTACGGAGCGCCTCGTCCAAGCAGCCTGGCCCGTGCCGAGCCAAGTGCCCACTGA
- the phaf1 gene encoding UPF0183 protein C16orf70 homolog isoform X2 — protein sequence MLDLEVVPERSLGNEQWEFALGMPLAQAISILQKHCRIIKNVQVLYSEQMPLSHDLILNLTQDGIKLLFDACNQRLKVIEVYDLSKVKLKYCGVHFNSQAIAPTIEQIDQSFGATHPGVYNAAEQLFHLNFRGLSFSFQLDSWSEAPKYEIPHGATVKRMYIYSGNNLQETKAPVMPLACFLGNVYAESVEVLRDGAGPTGLKLRLLTAGCGPGVLADTKVRAVERNIYFGDSCQDVLSALGSPHKVFYKSEDKMKIHSPSPHKQVPSKCNDYFFNYYILGVDILFDSSTHLVKKFVLHTNYPGHYNFNIYHRCDFKIPLIIKKDGTDTQSEDCILSTYSKWDQIQELLGHPMEKPVVLHRSSSANNTNPFGSTFCFGLQRMIFEVMQNNHIASVTLYGAPRPSSLARAEPSAH from the exons ATGCTGGATCTGGAGGTCGTTCCTGAGCGATCTTTGGGAAATGAACAATGGGAATTCGCATTAG GGATGCCATTGGCCCAGGCCATTTCCATATTACAGAAACACTGCAGAATCATCAAAAATGTCCAGGTGCTCTACAGCGAACAA ATGCCACTCAGCCACGACCTCATTCTCAACTTGACTCAGGATGGAATTAAACTGCTGTTTGACGCCTGCAATCAGAGATTGAAA GTAATTGAAGTGTACGATTTGAGCAAAGTGAAACTGAAATACTG TGGAGTACATTTTAACTCTCAGGCAATAGCACCTACTATTGAGCAGATTGATCAGTCCTTTGGCGCTACTCATCCAGGAG TCTACAATGCTGCCGAGCAACTCTTCCACCTGAACTTCCGAGGGCTTTCCTTCTCCTTTCAGCTGGACTCCTGGAGTGAAGCTCCTAAATATGAG ATTCCCCATGGGGCCACTGTCAAACGGATGTACATTTACTCTGGAAACAACCTTCAAGAAACCAA GGCTCCGGTGATGCCTCTAGCCTGTTTCCTTGGTAATGTGTATGCAGAAAGTGTGGAGGTGCTGAGGGATGGGGCGGGACCGACGGGTCTCAAACTTCGTCTCCTCACCGCAG GATGTGGCCCGGGAGTGTTGGCTGATACGAAAGTGCGGGCTGTTGAGAGAAACATCTACTTTGGAGATTCTTGTCAGGATGTTTTGAGTGCTCTTGGCTCCCCGCATAAGGTCTTCTACAAGTCAGAGGACAAG ATGAAGATCCATTCACCCTCCCCTCACAAGCAAGTCCCGTCCAAATGCAATGACTACttctttaattattatattctgGGAGTG GATATACTGTTTGACTCTTCAACCCACCTGGTCAAAAAATTTGTCCTTCACACCAACTACCCTGGTCATTACAATTTCAACAT ATATCATCGGTGTGATTTCAAGATTCCTCTTATCATTAAAAAAG ATGGGACAGACACTCAGAGTGAGGACTGCATTCTGAGCACTTACAGCAAA TGGGATCAGATTCAGGAGCTGTTAGGACACCCCATGGAAAAACCAGTTGTACTACACAG GTCATCTTCTGCAAACAACACCAACCCTTTTGGTTCCACATTTTGTTTTGGACTGCAGAGAATGATATTTGAG gtcatgcagaataaccACATAGCTTCTGTGACTCTCTACGGAGCGCCTCGTCCAAGCAGCCTGGCCCGTGCCGAGCCAAGTGCCCACTGA
- the b3gnt9 gene encoding UDP-GlcNAc:betaGal beta-1,3-N-acetylglucosaminyltransferase 9 has product MRRVHIKGDVLCSLILLVLLFLLLYAHQRMTPVWGTLHIEQGSTSSRTLLGGPSNGLETKPFPSKSPDIPLCKPEVQIKPKAQGPSKVKSQKGRSKAKSKFHQPSTTASLLPTQASFDFYDYLRKKDQREFKLLIDQPTKCSGPEGAPYMLIAIKSVATDFDKRQVVRRTWGREGAFQKDVNVRRVFLLGVPQNQTALPLWDKLLGYESHTFRDILLWDFEDTFFNLTLKEIHFLQWINVSCPKVKFIFKGDTDVYVNIDNILEMLEGQNIDKDLFVGDIIVHAKPIRRRNSKYFIPEFIYGQGIYPSYAGGGGFVMSGHTALKLHLACKEVELFPIDDVFLGMCLLRINLQPTRHEGFRTFGIVRPSAAPHLQVFDPCFYRELMVVHSLTVPQIWLMWNLLHDPNLQCHSSQDPTGFPFQWRDKMAAKNKAKEKLRNNDYGIKVFVEH; this is encoded by the coding sequence ATGAGAAGAGTCCATATAAAGGGAGATGTACTTTGCTCCCTGATTCTACTGGTGCTACTCTTTCTGCTGTTATATGCACATCAAAGAATGACACCCGTATGGGGGACATTGCATATTGAACAGGGGTCCACCAGCTCAAGAACCCTCCTCGGTGGACCATCAAATGGACTGGAAACAAAGCCGTTCCCTTCAAAATCTCCAGACATTCCTCTTTGCAAGCCTGAGGTTCAGATCAAGCCTAAAGCACAAGGACCATCAAAGGTCAAATCTCAGAAAGGACGCAGCAAAGCAAAGTCTAAATTTCACCAGCCCTCAACGACAGCAAGTCTGCTACCAACACAGGCTTCCTTTGACTTTTACGATTACCTTCGAAAAAAAGACCAACGGGAATTCAAGCTGCTAATCGATCAGCCTACAAAGTGTTCTGGACCAGAAGGAGCCCCCTACATGCTGATCGCCATAAAATCTGTAGCAACGGACTTTGACAAACGTCAAGTCGTTCGGCGTACATGGGGCCGAGAAGGTGCGTTCCAGAAAGATGTGAATGTCAGGAGGGTTTTTCTTCTCGGTGTACCCCAAAATCAAACAGCACTTCCATTATGGGACAAACTTTTGGGATATGAGAGCCACACTTTTCGTGACATCCTCCTGTGGGACTTTGAAGACACATTCTTCAACTTGACCTTAAAAGAAATCCACTTTCTACAGTGGATCAATGTGAGCTGTCCCAAagtaaagtttatttttaaggGTGACACAGATGTGTATGTGAACATCGACAATATCCTGGAGATGCTTGAGGGTCAAAATATCGATAAGGATCTTTTTGTCGGAGACATCATTGTCCACGCGAAACCAATTCGCAGACGCAACAGTAAGTACTTCATCCCTGAGTTTATTTACGGCCAGGGGATCTACCCGTCCTATGCGGGCGGAGGCGGCTTTGTCATGTCGGGACATACCGCATTGAAGCTCCACCTCGCCTGCAAAGAGGTGGAACTCTTCCCCATTGATGATGTCTTTCTGGGCATGTGTCTGCTGAGGATTAACCTTCAGCCAACTCGCCACGAAGGCTTCCGCACCTTTGGAATTGTGAGACCATCTGCTGCACCCCACCTCCAGGTCTTCGACCCCTGCTTCTACAGAGAGCTGATGGTGGTGCACAGCTTGACGGTCCCACAGATCTGGCTCATGTGGAACCTTCTGCATGACCCTAATCTTCAGTGTCATAGCAGTCAGGATCCGACAGGTTTTCCCTTTCAATGGAGAGACAAGATGGCGGCTAAGAACAAGGCAAAGGAGAAGCTTAGGAACAATGACTATGGGATAAAAGTGTTTGTGGAGCATTAA
- the bbs2 gene encoding Bardet-Biedl syndrome 2 protein homolog isoform X2, whose amino-acid sequence MLVPIFTLKLNHKINPRMVAIGKYDGIHPCLTAATQAGKVFIHNPHTRGQRPAAHRLSQSTQDSDISLLNINQAVSCLTAGTLGPNTTGHTLLVGSQTNLLAYDVHDNTDVFYKEVTDGANAIVLGKLGDIQSPLAIIGGNCALQGFDFEGNDQFWTVTGDNVRSLVLCDFTADGKNELLVGSEDFDIRVFREDELVTEMAENETVTSLCHMHGSRFGYALANGTVGVYDRTARYWRIKSKNHAMSIHAFDLNADGVVELITGWSNGKIDARSDRTGEVIFKDNFSSSVAGVVEGDYRMDGQIQLICTSVEGEVRGYLPASKEMKGNLMDASVEQDLIRELSQRKQNLMLELRNYEENAKALPGISEGESKMGVIPANTQLQTALSVRRATESQRAHIELNISTPNETIIRAVLIFAEGIFEGESHVVHPSAQNLSGCVRVPIIPPKDIPVDLHIKAFVGGKTSTQFHVFEITRQLPRFSMYDLNVDSSAAEPTGKVTFSINDRPQRVVMWLNQNFLLPEGIDSPDITFTALRGGGLLRINMQPSGEITLKTDDVDLAGDLIQSLASFLAIEDLQAEADFPVYFKELRTTLTEVDEFHSVHQKLTAAMADHSNYIRNMLVQAEDARLMGDWRNMKKRYIELYDLNRDLINEYKIRSNNHNALLARLKSVNQAIQRAGRLRVGKPKTQVITACRDAIKNNNINALFKIMRAGTTSS is encoded by the exons ATGTTAGTGCCCATCTTCACCCTCAAACTGAACCATAAAATTAACCCTCGAATGGTTGCTATTGGAAAGTACGATGGGATACATCCATGCCTCACTGCAGCCACACAAGCAGGCAAG GTGTTTATCCATAACCCTCACACTCGAGGCCAGAGGCCAGCAGCACACCGGCTGAGTCAGAGTACCCAGGACTCTGATATCTCACTCCTCAATATCAACCAGGCAGTAAGCTGTCTGACGGCTGGTACTCTGGGACCCAACACCACAGGACACACGCTGCTTGTAGGCTCTCAAACTAACCTGTTGGCCTATGACGTGCATGACAACACCGATGTCTTCTACAAGGAG GTGACTGATGGAGCCAATGCCATAGTTCTGGGAAAACTAGGAGATATCCAGTCCCCCCTTGCCATCATTGGTGGAAACTGTGCTCTGCAAGGCTTTGACTTTGAGGGAAATGACCAGTTCTGGACA gttACTGGAGATAATGTACGATCACTTGTGCTTTGTGACTTTACTGCAGATGGCAAGAATGAG CTTCTTGTTGGCTCAGAGGACTTTGACATCAGGGTGTTCAGAGAGGATGAGCTGGTGACTGAGATGGCAGAAAATGAG acAGTCACGTCACTCTGTCACATGCACGGCAGCAGGTTTGGTTATGCTCTGGCCAATGGCACAGTAGGAGTATATGACCGCACTGCACGCTACTGGAGGATCAAG tCTAAAAATCACGCCATGAGTATCCATGCCTTTGATCTTAATGCTGATGGTGTTGTTGAGCTCATAACTGGGTGGTCCAATGGAAAG ATTGATGCTCGCAGTGATCGCACTGGTGAGGTGATCTTCAAGGATAACTTCTCATCCTCTGTGGCTGGGGTTGTTGAGGGAGACTACCGCATGGATGGACAGATCCAGCTTATATGCACCTCTGTGGAGGGAGAGG TACGTGGATATCTGCCTGCCAGTAAGGAGATGAAGGGAAACCTAATGGATGCAAGTGTAGAACAAGACCTGATCAGGGAGCTAAGTCAACGTAAACAAAACTTGATGCTGGAATTACGAAACTACGAGGAAAATGCCAAG GCTCTTCCTGGAATTTCGGAGGGAGAATCTAAGATGGGTGTAATTCCAGCTAACACACAGCTCCAGACAGCCTTATCTGTACGAAGAGCCACAGAGAGCCAGAGAGCTCACATAGAGCTCAACATCTCCACTCCGAATG AAACAATCATTAGAGCCGTGCTGATATTTGCTGAGGGGATTTTTGAAGGCGAGAGTCACGTGGTTCACCCTAGCGCTCAAAATCTCTCTGGCTGTGTCCGTGTCCCCATCATTCCTCCAAAAGACATTCCAGTTGACCTTCACATCAAAGCCTTTGTAGGAGGAAAGACAAG TACACAGTTCCACGTATTTGAAATCACACGTCAGCTGCCTCGTTTCTCGATGTATGACCTTAACGTTGACTCCTCAGCCGCAGAACCCACAGGAAAAGTCACATTCAGCATCAATGACAGACCTCAGAGG GTAGTCATGTGGCTAAACCAGAACTTTCTGCTGCCCGAGGGCATTGACAGTCCAGACATCACCTTCACCGCACTACGTGGAGGAGGTCTTCTGAGAATCAACATGCAGCCTAGTGGAGAG ATCACGTTGAAAACAGATGACGTTGATCTGGCAGGGGATCTGATCCAGTCACTTGCCTCTTTTCTGGCTATTGAAGACTTACAAGCTGAAGCTGACTTCCCTGTCTACTTCAAAGAGCTACGAACCACTCTAACTGAG GTGGATGAGTTTCACTCAGTGCATCAAAAGCTCACAGCGGCTATGGCAGATCATTCCAACTACATAAGAAATATGCTGGTGCAGGCAGAAGATGCCAGACTCATGGGTGATTG GAGAAACATGAAGAAACGCTACATTGAGCTGTATGACCTCAACAGAGATTTGATTAATGAATATAAAATCAGGTCTAATAATCACAATGCCCTCCTCGCACGGCTGAAATCAGTTAACCAGGCCATCCAAAGGGCAGGGAGATTGAGAG TGGGAAAACCCAAAACTCAGGTTATCACTGCCTGTCGAGATGCCATCAAGAACAACAACATCAATGCTCTTTTTAAGATCATGAGAGCAGGGACTACTTCCTCCTGA
- the bbs2 gene encoding Bardet-Biedl syndrome 2 protein homolog isoform X1 — translation MLVPIFTLKLNHKINPRMVAIGKYDGIHPCLTAATQAGKVFIHNPHTRGQRPAAHRLSQSTQDSDISLLNINQAVSCLTAGTLGPNTTGHTLLVGSQTNLLAYDVHDNTDVFYKEVTDGANAIVLGKLGDIQSPLAIIGGNCALQGFDFEGNDQFWTVTGDNVRSLVLCDFTADGKNELLVGSEDFDIRVFREDELVTEMAENETVTSLCHMHGSRFGYALANGTVGVYDRTARYWRIKSKNHAMSIHAFDLNADGVVELITGWSNGKIDARSDRTGEVIFKDNFSSSVAGVVEGDYRMDGQIQLICTSVEGEVRGYLPASKEMKGNLMDASVEQDLIRELSQRKQNLMLELRNYEENAKALPGISEGESKMGVIPANTQLQTALSVRRATESQRAHIELNISTPNETIIRAVLIFAEGIFEGESHVVHPSAQNLSGCVRVPIIPPKDIPVDLHIKAFVGGKTSTQFHVFEITRQLPRFSMYDLNVDSSAAEPTGKVTFSINDRPQRVVMWLNQNFLLPEGIDSPDITFTALRGGGLLRINMQPSGEITLKTDDVDLAGDLIQSLASFLAIEDLQAEADFPVYFKELRTTLTEVDEFHSVHQKLTAAMADHSNYIRNMLVQAEDARLMGDWRNMKKRYIELYDLNRDLINEYKIRSNNHNALLARLKSVNQAIQRAGRLRGGWILLRRPLITQLMIIHSFHVMSHCIGMPTWRAKQGFPPLPCSYFLPGL, via the exons ATGTTAGTGCCCATCTTCACCCTCAAACTGAACCATAAAATTAACCCTCGAATGGTTGCTATTGGAAAGTACGATGGGATACATCCATGCCTCACTGCAGCCACACAAGCAGGCAAG GTGTTTATCCATAACCCTCACACTCGAGGCCAGAGGCCAGCAGCACACCGGCTGAGTCAGAGTACCCAGGACTCTGATATCTCACTCCTCAATATCAACCAGGCAGTAAGCTGTCTGACGGCTGGTACTCTGGGACCCAACACCACAGGACACACGCTGCTTGTAGGCTCTCAAACTAACCTGTTGGCCTATGACGTGCATGACAACACCGATGTCTTCTACAAGGAG GTGACTGATGGAGCCAATGCCATAGTTCTGGGAAAACTAGGAGATATCCAGTCCCCCCTTGCCATCATTGGTGGAAACTGTGCTCTGCAAGGCTTTGACTTTGAGGGAAATGACCAGTTCTGGACA gttACTGGAGATAATGTACGATCACTTGTGCTTTGTGACTTTACTGCAGATGGCAAGAATGAG CTTCTTGTTGGCTCAGAGGACTTTGACATCAGGGTGTTCAGAGAGGATGAGCTGGTGACTGAGATGGCAGAAAATGAG acAGTCACGTCACTCTGTCACATGCACGGCAGCAGGTTTGGTTATGCTCTGGCCAATGGCACAGTAGGAGTATATGACCGCACTGCACGCTACTGGAGGATCAAG tCTAAAAATCACGCCATGAGTATCCATGCCTTTGATCTTAATGCTGATGGTGTTGTTGAGCTCATAACTGGGTGGTCCAATGGAAAG ATTGATGCTCGCAGTGATCGCACTGGTGAGGTGATCTTCAAGGATAACTTCTCATCCTCTGTGGCTGGGGTTGTTGAGGGAGACTACCGCATGGATGGACAGATCCAGCTTATATGCACCTCTGTGGAGGGAGAGG TACGTGGATATCTGCCTGCCAGTAAGGAGATGAAGGGAAACCTAATGGATGCAAGTGTAGAACAAGACCTGATCAGGGAGCTAAGTCAACGTAAACAAAACTTGATGCTGGAATTACGAAACTACGAGGAAAATGCCAAG GCTCTTCCTGGAATTTCGGAGGGAGAATCTAAGATGGGTGTAATTCCAGCTAACACACAGCTCCAGACAGCCTTATCTGTACGAAGAGCCACAGAGAGCCAGAGAGCTCACATAGAGCTCAACATCTCCACTCCGAATG AAACAATCATTAGAGCCGTGCTGATATTTGCTGAGGGGATTTTTGAAGGCGAGAGTCACGTGGTTCACCCTAGCGCTCAAAATCTCTCTGGCTGTGTCCGTGTCCCCATCATTCCTCCAAAAGACATTCCAGTTGACCTTCACATCAAAGCCTTTGTAGGAGGAAAGACAAG TACACAGTTCCACGTATTTGAAATCACACGTCAGCTGCCTCGTTTCTCGATGTATGACCTTAACGTTGACTCCTCAGCCGCAGAACCCACAGGAAAAGTCACATTCAGCATCAATGACAGACCTCAGAGG GTAGTCATGTGGCTAAACCAGAACTTTCTGCTGCCCGAGGGCATTGACAGTCCAGACATCACCTTCACCGCACTACGTGGAGGAGGTCTTCTGAGAATCAACATGCAGCCTAGTGGAGAG ATCACGTTGAAAACAGATGACGTTGATCTGGCAGGGGATCTGATCCAGTCACTTGCCTCTTTTCTGGCTATTGAAGACTTACAAGCTGAAGCTGACTTCCCTGTCTACTTCAAAGAGCTACGAACCACTCTAACTGAG GTGGATGAGTTTCACTCAGTGCATCAAAAGCTCACAGCGGCTATGGCAGATCATTCCAACTACATAAGAAATATGCTGGTGCAGGCAGAAGATGCCAGACTCATGGGTGATTG GAGAAACATGAAGAAACGCTACATTGAGCTGTATGACCTCAACAGAGATTTGATTAATGAATATAAAATCAGGTCTAATAATCACAATGCCCTCCTCGCACGGCTGAAATCAGTTAACCAGGCCATCCAAAGGGCAGGGAGATTGAGAGGTGGGTGGATTTTACTAAGAAGACCCCTAATAACACAGTTAATGATTATTCATAGTTTTCATGTGATGTCACACTGTATAGGAATGCCCACCTGGAGGGCAAAACAAGGTTTTCCTCCACTGCCTTGCAGTTATTTTTTACCAGGTTTGTAA